A window of the Lagopus muta isolate bLagMut1 chromosome 1, bLagMut1 primary, whole genome shotgun sequence genome harbors these coding sequences:
- the GYG2 gene encoding glycogenin-2 isoform X1, translating to MSVTDQAFVTLATDDVYCQGALVLGQSLRNHTTSRKLAVLITPEVSSGMRSVLRSVFDEVTEVDALDSADSVRLALLQRPELGVTFTKLHCWTLTHYSKCVFMDADTLVLCNVDELFDREEFSAAPDSGWPDCFNSGVFVFRPSLKTYNLLLQFAAEHGSFDGGDQGLLNSFFSNWATADIGKHLPFIYNLSSSAVYTYVPAFHHFGRDTKVVHFLGATKPWNYKYNLQTKRVMQDGTTSGSFHQLSFLALWWNIYSASILPLLEKFQKMEESESEEWKHTFSGVEITLKKVDPSVANSLQMPVFPEQAYEADPTPCSSEELGFKAQPVYETQQRGSSIHLSEPDRPSKQLASHPAFQETSELNEIASSVSELSIHLKREEPNPEDERRKWEEGRMDYMGKDAFEHIKKKLDTFLL from the exons ATGTCCG TAACGGATCAGGCCTTTGTGACTCTTGCTACTGATGATGTGTATTGCCAAGGAGCTCTGGTTCTTGGACAGTCATTGAGGAACCATACAACATCTAGAAAACTAGCAGTACTGATCACACCAGAGGTCTCCAGTGGAATGAG GTCTGTCCTGCGCAGCGTGTTTGATGAAGTCACTGAGGTGGATGCACTTGACAGTGCTGACTCGGTCCGTTTGGCTCTGTTGCAGAGGCCAGAACTGGGTGTAACCTTCACTAAACTTCACTGCTGGACTCTTACTCATTATAGCAAATGTGTCTTCATGGATGCAGATACCTTG GTGCTTTGCAATGTTGATGAATTGTTTGATCGAGAAGAGTTTTCAGCAGCTCCTGATTCTGGCTGGCCTGACTGCTTTAATAGTGGTGTGTTTGTCTTCCGACCTTCTTTAAAAACTTACAACTTGCTGCTCCAGTTTGCTGCTGAACATGGCAGCTTTGATG GGGGTGATCAAGGCTTGTTGAATAGCTTCTTCAGCAACTGGGCAACAGCAGATATTGGCAAACACTTACCATTCATCTATAACTTAAGCAGTAGTGCAGTATACACCTACGTTCCTGCTTTCCATCA TTTTGGTAGAGATACCAAAGTTGTTCACTTCTTGGGAGCAACAAAGCCCTGGAACTACAAATACAACCTTCAAACAAAGAGAGTTATGCAAGATGGCACCACCTCTGGATCTTTCCATCAGCTGTCATTTCTTGCCCTGTGGTGGAACATATACAGTGCCAGTATATTGCCGTTGTTAGAAAAGTTTCAGAAGATGGAAGAATCAGAATCTGAGGAATGGAAG CATACTTTCAGTGGAGTtgaaattacactgaaaaaagtTGATCCTTCTGTGGCCAATTCTCTGCAAATGCCTGTATTTCCAGAGCAGGCATATGAAGCAGATCCTACACCATGTTCCTCTGAGGAACTCGGTTTCAAAGCT CAACCTGTATATGAAACTCAACAGCGTGGTTCCAGCATTCATCTCTCTGAACCTGACAGACCTTCCAAGCAACTTGCTTCTCATCCAGCATTTCAGGAAACCTCCGAGCTG AATGAGATTGCATCTTCTGTTTCAGAGCTCTCTATTCACCTCAAACGTGAAGAACCAAATCCAGAAGATGAACggagaaaatgggaagaaggGCGTATGGACTATATGGGAAAAGATGCTTTTGAACATATCAAAAAGAAGTTGGACACATTTTTACTCTAA
- the GYG2 gene encoding glycogenin-2 isoform X2, with amino-acid sequence MRSVLRSVFDEVTEVDALDSADSVRLALLQRPELGVTFTKLHCWTLTHYSKCVFMDADTLVLCNVDELFDREEFSAAPDSGWPDCFNSGVFVFRPSLKTYNLLLQFAAEHGSFDGGDQGLLNSFFSNWATADIGKHLPFIYNLSSSAVYTYVPAFHHFGRDTKVVHFLGATKPWNYKYNLQTKRVMQDGTTSGSFHQLSFLALWWNIYSASILPLLEKFQKMEESESEEWKHTFSGVEITLKKVDPSVANSLQMPVFPEQAYEADPTPCSSEELGFKAQPVYETQQRGSSIHLSEPDRPSKQLASHPAFQETSELNEIASSVSELSIHLKREEPNPEDERRKWEEGRMDYMGKDAFEHIKKKLDTFLL; translated from the exons ATGAG GTCTGTCCTGCGCAGCGTGTTTGATGAAGTCACTGAGGTGGATGCACTTGACAGTGCTGACTCGGTCCGTTTGGCTCTGTTGCAGAGGCCAGAACTGGGTGTAACCTTCACTAAACTTCACTGCTGGACTCTTACTCATTATAGCAAATGTGTCTTCATGGATGCAGATACCTTG GTGCTTTGCAATGTTGATGAATTGTTTGATCGAGAAGAGTTTTCAGCAGCTCCTGATTCTGGCTGGCCTGACTGCTTTAATAGTGGTGTGTTTGTCTTCCGACCTTCTTTAAAAACTTACAACTTGCTGCTCCAGTTTGCTGCTGAACATGGCAGCTTTGATG GGGGTGATCAAGGCTTGTTGAATAGCTTCTTCAGCAACTGGGCAACAGCAGATATTGGCAAACACTTACCATTCATCTATAACTTAAGCAGTAGTGCAGTATACACCTACGTTCCTGCTTTCCATCA TTTTGGTAGAGATACCAAAGTTGTTCACTTCTTGGGAGCAACAAAGCCCTGGAACTACAAATACAACCTTCAAACAAAGAGAGTTATGCAAGATGGCACCACCTCTGGATCTTTCCATCAGCTGTCATTTCTTGCCCTGTGGTGGAACATATACAGTGCCAGTATATTGCCGTTGTTAGAAAAGTTTCAGAAGATGGAAGAATCAGAATCTGAGGAATGGAAG CATACTTTCAGTGGAGTtgaaattacactgaaaaaagtTGATCCTTCTGTGGCCAATTCTCTGCAAATGCCTGTATTTCCAGAGCAGGCATATGAAGCAGATCCTACACCATGTTCCTCTGAGGAACTCGGTTTCAAAGCT CAACCTGTATATGAAACTCAACAGCGTGGTTCCAGCATTCATCTCTCTGAACCTGACAGACCTTCCAAGCAACTTGCTTCTCATCCAGCATTTCAGGAAACCTCCGAGCTG AATGAGATTGCATCTTCTGTTTCAGAGCTCTCTATTCACCTCAAACGTGAAGAACCAAATCCAGAAGATGAACggagaaaatgggaagaaggGCGTATGGACTATATGGGAAAAGATGCTTTTGAACATATCAAAAAGAAGTTGGACACATTTTTACTCTAA